The genome window GTTTCTGGAGGTCGAGTTCAACCTCGAGATCGACAACGACGATCTCGACCTCGACAACTTCCGCACGATGGATCGGATCTCGACGTTGGTCAGTCGAAAGATCCAAGCGATGGCGGCGGCCTAGTGGCTTCGACGGAGCACGGGAGCGTCGCCAAGCAGTGGATTCGCACGCCGCGCGCCAATCCGGGCGCGCGGCTGCGGCTCCTCTGCTTGCCGTACTCGGGCGGAGCGGCGTCGATCTTCCACACGTGGCCGCAGTTGCTGCCGCTGTCTGTGGAGGTCTGCGCGGTCGAGTTGCCAGGGCACGGCGCTCGAATTCTGGAGAAGCCCTTCCGGCGTATGGAACCGCTTATCGATGCACTGATCGGAGCGACCGAGGACCTCAGAGCCGGGCCGTTCGCCGTCTTCGGGCACAGCCTGGGCGGAACCCTCGCCTTCGAGCTAGCGCGAGAGTTGGAGCGGCGCGACCTGTCGGCGCCCCGGGGCATCTTTGTCGGTGGTGCAGTCCCGCCGCACTGCCCCCATCCGGTGCTCAACTGGCATACGCTCCCCGATGACGAGCTCGTCGACGTGCTCGACCGGATCAACGGTATTCCCCAGCAGATCCTTCAGGAGAAGGAGCTTCTCCAACTGATCCTTCCGGGCATCCGGGGCGACCTCGAGCTGTTGTCGACATATCGCTACGTCGAGGAGGGGCCGCTTCGTTCGCCTCTCTGGGCTTTCGCTGGAGCGAGTGATCCGCTTGCAAAGCCCGAGCAGATCGAAGCCTGGGCCGAGCTCTCGCCCGACGGCTTCGCGTTCTCCGTGGTCGAAGGCGGCCATTTCTTCCTCAGTACGAACCGTGAAGGATTCCTCGCGAACCTCGGACTTGCGCTGAAGGGTCTCGTGGACGAGGTGCGCGGCCGCGGGCCGGTCCTGACGCGATCGCCGACGGCCGCGGGGCCCGCCACGGACGACGCACGAAGCCCGGAGAGCCCTTCGACTCCCAGCCTCCCCGTGGGCGCTGCGGGGTCCGCGGTGTAGGAGCACACGATGCAGCCGAGTGATGTTCATCCCAGGGTCGAGCGATGGATCGAAGCGTCGTCGGAGGAGTCTGCGACGTCCGAACGGCGGACGGGACGGCAGGTCCTTCACTTCGCGGTCTCCGTGACCTTCTACCTGGGCCTCATGGGAGCTGCTCTCTGGGCGGCCGATCTGATGCTGCGAGCGGGAGTCTGGGATGGCTTCGTGATCGCAGGCCCGTTCGCTCTCGCCGTCGCCGCGATCCACGTTGCCGAACGCTTCGCGCCGTATCGGCGGGAATGGAACGAGGAGCACGGAGATTCGGTCACCGATTGGTATCACGTTCTCTTCAGCGGCGTCGTCGCGAGTGAGATCTACCGAGTGGGCTTCGGTGTTCTCCTCCTCCCTGTCGCCGCTTGGATCGTCGAGTGGCGCGGGTCCACGATCTGGCCCAGTGATGCCCCGGTGGCGGTGCGGCTCGCGCTTGCGGCGCTGCTCGCAGAGTTTGGATATTACTGGGCGCACCGGCTGGGCCATCGCGTTCGGCTCTTCTGGCGGGCGCACGCGACACACCATAGTCCGGAACGCTTGTACGGGCTGAACTTCCTCCGGGACCACCCGTTCGGATTGCTGCTGCTGTACGTCGGGCTGTTCGTTCCGCTCACCGTGCTGGGCTGCGATCGCCACACGATCACGTTGCTGCTGCTCTTCAGCGTGGTGCATGGCCTCTTTCAGCATTGCAACATCGCTCTGCGCCTCGGCCCCCTGAACTGGATCTTCAGCTCGCCTCCGCTGCATCGGTGGCATCATTCCGAGGTGACCGCGGAGGCGCAGCACAACTACGGCGCCAACCTGATTGTCTGGG of Candidatus Binatia bacterium contains these proteins:
- a CDS encoding alpha/beta fold hydrolase, which produces MASTEHGSVAKQWIRTPRANPGARLRLLCLPYSGGAASIFHTWPQLLPLSVEVCAVELPGHGARILEKPFRRMEPLIDALIGATEDLRAGPFAVFGHSLGGTLAFELARELERRDLSAPRGIFVGGAVPPHCPHPVLNWHTLPDDELVDVLDRINGIPQQILQEKELLQLILPGIRGDLELLSTYRYVEEGPLRSPLWAFAGASDPLAKPEQIEAWAELSPDGFAFSVVEGGHFFLSTNREGFLANLGLALKGLVDEVRGRGPVLTRSPTAAGPATDDARSPESPSTPSLPVGAAGSAV
- a CDS encoding sterol desaturase family protein; the encoded protein is MQPSDVHPRVERWIEASSEESATSERRTGRQVLHFAVSVTFYLGLMGAALWAADLMLRAGVWDGFVIAGPFALAVAAIHVAERFAPYRREWNEEHGDSVTDWYHVLFSGVVASEIYRVGFGVLLLPVAAWIVEWRGSTIWPSDAPVAVRLALAALLAEFGYYWAHRLGHRVRLFWRAHATHHSPERLYGLNFLRDHPFGLLLLYVGLFVPLTVLGCDRHTITLLLLFSVVHGLFQHCNIALRLGPLNWIFSSPPLHRWHHSEVTAEAQHNYGANLIVWDILFRTRFLPERESVRVVGIDGIDDFPKDYLGQMKVPFVLSGLEGAPEAQRPAFADVDEAVAEGG